The following is a genomic window from Bdellovibrionales bacterium.
CGGTGCCACTCATGCTCTTGTGGGACACAGTGAGCGACGTCACGTGTTTGGTGAAACCGACGCAATGATGTCTAAAAAGGTCGCCGCCTTGGTGAAACATAATATTTGTCCTGTGCTTTGTGTGGGAGAAAAAGAAGACGAGCGGGTGGCGCAACAAACTTTGGGACGAATTCGTCTCCAGTTAGATATGGGTCTCAGTCTCGTCGATAGCGCCGCCAATGTGATCATCGCCTACGAACCGGTTTGGGCGATAGGGACCGGGCGCGTGCCTTCGCTCGATGACATCAAAGAGGTTCACTCATTTATTCGCAGTGAACTTTTTAAGAAGTGGGGCGATCGCGGAAATACGGTGCCGATTCTTTATGGGGGCAGCGTCACTCCGCAAAACTCGAAAGACATTTCCACGGTTCAAGATGTGGGCGGATTTTTGATTGGTGGAGCGAGTTTAAAAAT
Proteins encoded in this region:
- the tpiA gene encoding triose-phosphate isomerase, translated to MKSFLVAANWKMNKTLSEAESFLKELKEKVSSSSNAKALIFPSAISLSSCQKILGESAIAYGAQNCHFEDSGAFTGEISPLMLKDVGATHALVGHSERRHVFGETDAMMSKKVAALVKHNICPVLCVGEKEDERVAQQTLGRIRLQLDMGLSLVDSAANVIIAYEPVWAIGTGRVPSLDDIKEVHSFIRSELFKKWGDRGNTVPILYGGSVTPQNSKDISTVQDVGGFLIGGASLKIASYLDIYNSL